DNA from Borreliella garinii:
TATGGATGATGCAAATTCTTTGACACCTGGTATATTTGTATCAAATGGTTCTGCATTAGGGAATATTATTCCCCCTTTCATTACTCTTCCATAAAGCTCTGCATTTGCGAAATTAGCCAGTCTTCCAAGTATGTAACCAGAAGAAAAAGCTATTGATCCATAGTCTGTTAGTTTTAGAAAATATTTTTTAACATTTGTATTTTTAAGTTTTGTATTTATTATGATTAAAGGAGCAATTATTGCACCTAAAAAACCACCATGAATGGCCATACCTCTAAAGCCTGTAAAATTCCAATTTTGGTCGAATGGTAAAAAAATTAACCAAGGATGAGAATAATAAATCCCTGATTTATCGTAAACCAAAGTAGATGCCAATCTGCCTCCTAAAATTGCTCCAAGCACAAGCGAGAACATAAATGTTTCATAATCTTCTTTTTTGATATCAATTCTGTCTGATTGTATTTGATACCAAATAAACTTATAAGAGATTAGTATTATAAAAATGTAAGATAGGCTGTACCATGTAATTGGTATGCCTTGAATCACTTCAGGATGTAACCAACTTGGGTAATTTATATAATTTGGCATTAGACCTCCTTAGTCTTTTCAAACTTTTCAAAAAGCTTTTTTTTAAATAACATATTTTGCTTTCTTAAGGTTTCGATTTCTCTTTTTTGAGATTTTATTATATCAATAATTTCGCTACTTTCTATTGTTTTATTTTTTATCAACGATTCAAGG
Protein-coding regions in this window:
- the lgt gene encoding prolipoprotein diacylglyceryl transferase; this encodes MPNYINYPSWLHPEVIQGIPITWYSLSYIFIILISYKFIWYQIQSDRIDIKKEDYETFMFSLVLGAILGGRLASTLVYDKSGIYYSHPWLIFLPFDQNWNFTGFRGMAIHGGFLGAIIAPLIIINTKLKNTNVKKYFLKLTDYGSIAFSSGYILGRLANFANAELYGRVMKGGIIFPNAEPFDTNIPGVKEFASSIGLEILPHDLLINLPRIPSQLIEGFFEGPVTFMLLWFLFRKIKKYDGFIFGIYVMLYAFFRFFIEYLREPDKDLGFIINYKPIESLSEFSFLNISMGQILSLILMLSGLIWVIVTKKIADKKIKNNTNLAYKN